In a genomic window of Wyeomyia smithii strain HCP4-BCI-WySm-NY-G18 chromosome 1, ASM2978416v1, whole genome shotgun sequence:
- the LOC129726502 gene encoding uncharacterized protein LOC129726502 produces MKKLISKFETKNEATPSKETNSFVGKTFKLSKDNVVTVEEVLAEGGFAVVFLVKGQKGDKYALKRLYVNNEHDLGVCSREIKIASNLSGHKNIIGYIDHSINPKGNGVHEVLLLMPYCKTNLLSLMNARVPNGFSEQDVLQIFCDIAEAVARLHQCQTPIIHRDLKIENILQNDIGNFVLCDFGSATARVLNPNSHGRTAVEEEIQKYTTLSYRAPEMIDLFSGYDITVKSDIWALGCLLYKLCFFTLPFGESALAIQSGHFSIPDNSKYSKEMHQLIRYMLEPDADKRPNIYQVCEIAFKIAGKTNPVRNLTKCAVPPIELLAVPPFESESKRIPSTGVANTKATKSSIVLTTEAGTSVAPRQRPKASQSTVNNSFSLGLPPNPSPKNILSSPTPGMALSITQEKVSQPEAFVASFTANFPPPLTNESAGSSIFQTAFPDPFREADAVVGQVVPLAHSDAQSCTGSVSQASSNSSILQSPIHAPGTSISGTASYGSSGSGSIPPGTLIPPKQSHITGHRRNMSDTSAFNKAYTTETSKFLAPYDASSNNYQPPEASSGGNGSEQNLRSIPATYESRLSNPHLTPSNINIQTQQTWNPFGDPTPFAQMTEDHIFGEEFDKIRQQGSQGSLKTPPEPTSRHPSLPLVQTIQSQPIATFSQPQAQFSPENVSNTPDDDPFSAAPFTLPPLRDRSRSLKQGIKRIIVIDGGFSTQLATHAGQAIDNDPLWSSRFNVTNPNAVIETHLDFLRAGSDCILTNTYQASIEGYMDYLDMNEEDSLKLIKTAVELAKLARSQYLAEKLENKSNKIPWVVGSIGPYGAHLHDGSEYTGSYADTVPLARIQNWHRPRINAIVEAGADALAIETIPCLSEADALLELMSTEHPTVRFWISFQCKDGVSTAHGENFADAAVGVWNKARLLKNNNLLAVGVNCVHPQHTLQLLKSVHDLGSSNEDKIPLIVYPNSAEVWDGSGSWTGEENCVPLETYVPQWIEYGVKFVGGCCRTNARDIKRLKKTVVNLHSSRTS; encoded by the coding sequence ATGAAAAAATTGATCTCAAAATTCGAAACTAAAAATGAAGCTACTCCTAGCAAAGAAACCAACAGTTTTGTCGGTAAAACATTCAAACTAAGCAAAGATAACGTTGTAACTGTAGAAGAAGTATTAGCTGAAGGGGGATTCGCAGTTGTATTTCTTGTCAAAGGACAGAAAGGAGATAAATATGCCCTGAAACGATTATATGTAAACAACGAGCACGATCTGGGTGTCTGCAGCAgggaaattaaaattgcaagtaACTTGAGTGGTCATAAAAACATCATTGGATACATTGACCATAGTATTAACCCAAAGGGTAATGGAGTTCACGAGGTTTTGCTTCTAATGCCCTATTGCAAAACTAATCTTTTATCTTTAATGAACGCGCGAGTTCCCAATGGGTTCAGTGAACAAGATGTCCTGCAAATTTTTTGCGATATAGCAGAAGCAGTAGCACGGTTGCATCAATGTCAAACACCAATTATTCATCGCGACCTTAAAATTGAGAACATTCTGCAGAATGATATTGGAAATTTTGTGCTTTGCGATTTTGGGTCAGCTACGGCTCGAGTTTTAAATCCAAACTCTCACGGAAGGACAGCAGTtgaggaggaaatacaaaaatatacaACCCTATCTTATCGTGCACCAGAAATGATCGACTTATTCAGCGGCTACGATATTACGGTTAAATCAGATATTTGGGCACTCGGATGCTTATTGTATAAACTCTGCTTTTTTACCCTGCCTTTTGGAGAGAGCGCACTTGCTATTCAAAGTGGTCATTTTAGTATTCCAGATAATTCCAAATATTCCAAAGAAATGCATCAGTTGATCAGATACATGCTTGAACCAGATGCTGATAAACGTCCGAATATTTATCAAGTCTGTGAGATTGCTTTTAAAATTGCTGGAAAAACAAACCCCGTAAGAAATTTAACTAAGTGTGCAGTTCCACCGATTGAGCTTCTAGCTGTACCACCATTCGAAAGTGAATCTAAACGCATTCCCTCTACTGGTGTGGCTAACACTAAAGCAACGAAATCGTCAATCGTCCTAACTACAGAGGCGGGCACATCTGTTGCCCCTCGCCAACGCCCGAAAGCATCACAATCAACAGTAAACAATAGCTTCTCACTTGGGCTTCCGCCCAATCCGTCTCCCAAGAATATTTTATCATCACCAACTCCAGGGATGGCTTTATCAATAACGCAAGAAAAAGTATCTCAACCGGAGGCTTTTGTCGCCAGCTTCACTGCAAACTTTCCCCCTCCGCTAACAAATGAATCAGCCGGCAGCAGTATTTTTCAAACAGCTTTTCCGGATCCATTCCGGGAAGCGGATGCTGTTGTTGGCCAAGTTGTTCCCCTTGCTCATTCTGATGCACAAAGCTGTACAGGGAGTGTGTCGCAAGCGTCGTCAAATTCGTCAATACTTCAGTCACCAATACATGCACCTGGTACCTCGATATCCGGAACTGCTTCTTACGGCTCTAGCGGAAGTGGTTCTATTCCACCCGGAACCCTTATACCTCCAAAGCAATCGCATATAACAGGACACCGACGAAATATGAGTGATACGTCCGCTTTCAATAAAGCGTACACTACCGAAACGTCAAAGTTCCTCGCTCCATATGATGCATCGTCCAACAATTATCAGCCACCAGAAGCATCGTCTGGAGGAAACGGATCTGAACAGAACCTTCGATCCATTCCAGCAACTTATGAATCACGTTTGTCAAATCCTCATCTTACTCCATCCAACATCAATATCCAAACGCAGCAAACGTGGAATCCTTTTGGTGATCCAACCCCTTTCGCTCAAATGACGGAAGACCACATCTTCGGTGAAGAGTTCGATAAAATTCGCCAACAGGGGTCTCAAGGCAGTCTGAAAACACCACCCGAACCCACATCACGGCATCCTTCTCTACCATTAGTTCAAACTATTCAAAGCCAACCCATTGCAACATTTTCACAACCACAAGCTCAGTTTTCACCGGAAAACGTTTCAAACACACCGGACGACGATCCATTCAGCGCAGCACCATTCACGTTACCACCATTGCGAGATAGATCTCGTTCCCTCAAGCAAGGTATAAAACGAATCATTGTCATTGATGGAGGGTTTTCTACACAGCTGGCAACCCATGCTGGGCAAGCAATTGATAATGATCCGTTATGGAGTTCCAGATTCAATGTTACCAATCCAAATGCAGTTATCGAAACCCATTTAGATTTCCTAAGAGCTGGATCTGATTGTATTTTGACTAATACATACCAGGCGTCGATTGAAGGATATATGGATTATTTGGATATGAATGAAGAAGATAGTTTAAAACTAATAAAAACCGCAGTGGAACTTGCCAAACTTGCCCGCTCTCAATATTTAGCGGAAAAGTTggaaaataaatcaaacaaaattcCATGGGTAGTTGGCTCAATCGGACCATATGGTGCACATTTACACGATGGTTCGGAGTACACTGGTAGTTACGCAGATACCGTTCCATTGGCTCGCATTCAAAATTGGCACCGGCCCAGAATTAACGCTATTGTAGAAGCCGGAGCAGATGCATTAGCTATTGAGACAATCCCTTGTTTAAGTGAAGCCGATGCTTTATTGGAACTAATGTCTACAGAGCATCCAACAGTGcgattttggatttcgtttcaaTGTAAAGATGGTGTAAGTACTGCTCACGGTGAAAATTTTGCCGATGCTGCCGTTGGTGTGTGGAACAAAGCGCGtttactgaaaaacaataatttactTGCCGTGGGCGTAAATTGTGTACATCCGCAACACACACTGCAATTGCTGAAGTCCGTTCATGATTTGGGTTCATCTAATGAAGACAAAATTCCATTAATCGTATATCCAAACTCAGCGGAAGTTTGGGATGGAAGCGGTTCATGGACAGGGGAGGAAAACTGTGTTCCTCTAGAAACCTATGTGCCACAATGGATCGAATATGGAGTAAAATTTGTGGGCGGCTGTTGTAGAACAAATGCCAGAGATATTAAGCGTCTTAAAAAAACAGTTGTCAATTTGCATAGCAGCAGAACTTCCTAG